A region from the Vespula pensylvanica isolate Volc-1 chromosome 9, ASM1446617v1, whole genome shotgun sequence genome encodes:
- the LOC122632016 gene encoding acyl-CoA Delta-9 desaturase-like: MLSNITCSSMEVLYEREKIDDHAIELSKEKEIYKRRIVWRNVMILSSLHIGAIYGIYLTLTSAKLLTTLFGILLGMCSGFGITAGAHRLWAHRSYKAKWQLRLILIIFNTIAFQDAAIDWARDHRVHHKYSETDADPHNAKRGFFFSHVGWLLLRKHPEVKQKGKGIDMSDLKSDPIIAFQKKYYFLLMPMMCFVLPSLIPMYFWNETFLNAYFVPVVFRYVYTLNTTWLVNSAAHLFGNKPYDKYINPSENKGVAMMALGEGWHNYHHVFPWDYKTSELGNYRFNITTAFIDFFAKIGWAYDLKSVAKDMVKARVLKSGDGTHDVWGWGDKDQTQEEKQQAIVTYTSSTKDQ; this comes from the exons ATGCTATCGAATATCACATGCAGCTCAATGGAAGTTCtctacgaaagagaaaagatcgatgaTCATGCAATCGAATtatccaaagaaaaagaaatatataagagaCGTATCGTTTGGAGAAATGTCATGATATTGAGTAGTTTACACATCGGTGCTATTTATGGTATCTATCTTACGCTCACATCCGCGAAATTGTTAACAACGCTTTTTG GTATCTTACTTGGCATGTGCTCAGGTTTTGGTATCACAGCAGGAGCACATAGATTATGGGCGCACAGATCTTACAAAGCAAAGTGGCAACTTcgattaattcttattatattcaataccATAGCCTTTCAG GATGCGGCTATCGATTGGGCAAGGGACCACAGGGTTCATCATAAATACAGTGAAACTGATGCGGATCCGCATAACGCCAAAAGGggattcttcttctctcacgTAGGTTGGTTGCTGCTCAGGAAACATCCAGAAGTTAAGCAGAAGGGTAAAGGAATCGACATGAGCGATCTTAAAAGTGATCCCATCATCGCCTTTCAAAAGAA ATACTATTTCCTTTTGATGCCTATGATGTGTTTCGTCCTACCAAGCTTAATACCCATGTATTTCTGGAACGAGACCTTCCTCAATGCTTACTTCGTCCCCGTAGTATTTCGTTACGTCTACACCTTAAATACGACGTGGCTAGTGAACTCCGCCGCACATCTTTTCGGCAATAAACCTTACGACAA ATACATCAATCCCTCGGAAAACAAAGGAGTAGCAATGATGGCGTTAGGCGAAGGCTGGCACAATTATCATCACGTATTTCCATGGGATTACAAAACTAGCGAATTGGGTAATTACAGGTTTAATATCACGACCGCGTTCATCGACTTCTTTGCGAAAATAGGTTGGGCTTATGACCTAAAAAGTGTCGCGAAAGATATGGTGAAAGCGCGCGTACTCAAAAGTGGTGATGGTACCCACGATGTTTGGGGTTGGGGCGACAAGGATCAAAcacaagaagagaaacaacaaGCCATAGTCACGTATACTTCTTCGACGAAGGATCAATaa
- the LOC122632017 gene encoding acyl-CoA Delta-12 desaturase has protein sequence MSTNEDTNISKNQELNWFLVLWYIHIHLIGIYGFWLLLFEAKWMTVLFVIFVISINCLGITIGAHRHYAHRAFEALKPLKYFFLIAHTIAGVGPLYNWVHYHRIHHKYYGTDKDPYCSNKGFWYSYLFSNMMNSNLDKDELARIVDMRDIDNDTCIMIQKLFYWFMIIPITYLISISIPMEYWNETLLNSICIMGFLRLLINSSVSRMVNSAILVWGLKRGDKYPVDDNSIFYITKSYWLNYHYLLPWDWKSSEFGKYNRGCGTLIIKIWRNLGIVKNLKTSSTEDIRKIIQDLGSKKISLTEAIIELQKLSEEEAERDNLRFFH, from the exons ATGTCAACAAATGAGGatacaaatatttcgaaaaatcaaGAATTAAATTGGTTTCTCGTGTTATGGTATATTCACATTCATTTAATTGGTATCTATGGATTTTGGCTGTTGCTTTTCGAAGCGAAATGGATGACAGTGCTATTTG TTATTTTTGTCATATCGATCAATTGTCTTGGAATAACCATAGGCGCCCACAGACATTATGCACATAGAGCGTTTGAAGCACTAAAAcctcttaaatattttttcctcatAGCTCATACCATTGCCGGTGTG GGCCCTTTGTACAATTGGGTTCATTATCACAGGATACATCATAAATACTATGGTACTGATAAAGATCCCTATTGTAGTAATAAAGGATTTTGGTATAGTTACCTTTTCAGCAACATGATGAATTCAAATTTGGACAAAGATGAATTGGCAAGGATAGTAGACATGCGAGACATCGATAATGATACTTGCATTATGATTCAGAAATT attttattGGTTTATGATCATACCGATAACGTATCTAATATCTATTTCCATACCTATGGAATATTGGAATGAGACTCTTCTAAATTCTATCTGTATTATGGGATTTTTGCGATTGCTTATAAACTCTAGCGTATCTAGGATGGTGAACAGCGCCATTTTGGTGTGGGGTCTTAAACGAGGAGACAA ATATCCAGTCGATGacaattcgatattttacatTACCAAATCTTATTGgttaaattatcattatcttctTCCTTGGGATTGGAAAAGTTCGGAATTTGGCAAATACAATAGAGGATGTGGTActctaattattaaaatttggcGTAATCTCGGTATAGTGAAAAATCTTAAAACATCGTCGACGGAAGATAtcagaaaaattattcaagacTTGGGAAGTAAAAAGATATCATTAACAGAAGCCATAATTGAATTGCAGAAGCTAAGCGAAGAAGAAGCTGAACGAGATaaccttcgtttctttcattaa